Proteins encoded within one genomic window of Hallerella porci:
- a CDS encoding FKBP-type peptidyl-prolyl cis-trans isomerase, with protein MKKLLALGMAAALLAGCNDLGAKSGKTSLVTEKDKYSYALGANFGSQAHYQLVTRDSVALDLDAFYQGFKERYLADSANYLMNDSLVYATLNAFSQDLQKKKMEKDSIASAKNLAEQEEFLAKNKTAEGVITTESGLQYKVITEGNGAIPTDSSIVSVHYTGTLLNGKEFDSSVKRGQPAEFPVGAVIPGWTELLKLMKVGGKVQAWIPSALGYGPSGRQPMIPGNSLLIFEVELLEIKAPAAK; from the coding sequence ATGAAAAAACTTTTGGCTCTTGGTATGGCTGCGGCTTTGCTCGCGGGTTGCAATGATCTTGGTGCAAAATCGGGCAAGACAAGTCTTGTGACGGAAAAGGATAAGTATAGTTATGCGCTCGGCGCAAATTTCGGTTCGCAGGCGCATTATCAGTTGGTGACCCGCGATTCGGTCGCGCTCGATTTGGATGCGTTCTATCAAGGTTTTAAGGAACGTTATTTGGCGGATAGCGCAAATTATTTGATGAATGATTCGTTGGTTTATGCGACTTTGAATGCGTTCTCGCAGGATTTGCAGAAGAAGAAAATGGAAAAGGATAGCATCGCTTCGGCAAAGAATCTCGCGGAACAAGAAGAATTCCTCGCAAAGAATAAGACGGCTGAAGGCGTGATTACGACGGAAAGCGGTTTGCAATATAAGGTGATTACCGAAGGCAATGGCGCGATTCCGACGGATTCGTCGATTGTGTCGGTGCATTATACGGGCACTCTTTTGAACGGCAAAGAATTTGATAGTTCGGTGAAGCGCGGTCAGCCGGCAGAATTCCCGGTGGGCGCTGTGATTCCGGGCTGGACGGAATTGTTGAAGTTGATGAAGGTCGGCGGAAAGGTGCAGGCTTGGATTCCGAGCGCTCTCGGTTATGGTCCGAGCGGTCGTCAGCCGATGATTCCGGGCAATAGCCTTCTCATTTTCGAAGTGGAATTGTTGGAGATTAAGGCGCCGGCTGCGAAGTAA
- a CDS encoding M23 family metallopeptidase, protein MKFWRISWFAFFSATIFLSACFESGKIESLDGEIQQANLQLANAQTSLATYVAKRPQRLSVLSDTVKAGEGLYQVLERLQVNFNDKRSIVLAIQDSVELSNLRVGQAFHVAQDSLGNVQVFRYAPNPATVHLLLKENDGFVYKLVAKPLVVKQSVFEGFIAKGGTLHETLLSVGIPARMSGIVAGVLQCKIPFSSVQPGDRFRIMLEESFYQDSIWIAGKVIYAEFDGRTVGHHEAFLYADPDPKSTYNAHYTESGEALIFDGLRYPLDRLHITSPFGVRIHPVTGQRKMHSGIDYGSPKGSPVYAVAKGKVIVSGYDEYSGNKIAIKHADNSVSYYMHLSSRGVGVGQQVTGGQVIGRVGSTGRSTGPHLHLGFKNAQGQWINPKSKTMIATPKLQGERLARLQSQVKRIREDVLKTEAETPREFEGSSVKVKQRKI, encoded by the coding sequence ATGAAATTTTGGCGCATTTCTTGGTTTGCTTTTTTTAGCGCGACGATTTTTTTGTCGGCGTGTTTTGAGTCGGGAAAAATTGAATCGTTAGATGGTGAAATTCAGCAGGCGAATTTGCAGTTGGCGAATGCGCAGACAAGTCTTGCGACTTATGTGGCGAAGCGTCCGCAGCGGCTTTCGGTTTTGAGCGATACGGTGAAAGCGGGCGAGGGTTTGTATCAAGTGCTAGAACGTTTGCAGGTGAATTTTAATGATAAGCGTTCGATTGTGCTTGCGATTCAAGATAGCGTGGAGCTTTCGAATTTGCGGGTGGGGCAAGCGTTTCATGTGGCGCAAGATTCGCTCGGAAATGTGCAAGTGTTTCGTTATGCGCCAAATCCGGCGACGGTGCATTTGCTTTTGAAAGAAAATGATGGCTTTGTTTACAAGTTGGTGGCGAAGCCGCTCGTGGTAAAACAATCGGTTTTTGAAGGTTTTATTGCGAAGGGCGGAACGTTACACGAGACTCTTCTTTCGGTCGGAATTCCGGCGCGGATGTCGGGAATTGTCGCGGGAGTTTTACAATGCAAAATTCCTTTTTCGAGTGTGCAGCCGGGAGACCGTTTCCGGATTATGCTCGAGGAATCTTTTTATCAAGACAGTATTTGGATTGCGGGGAAAGTAATTTACGCAGAATTTGATGGGCGGACTGTCGGACATCACGAGGCATTTTTGTATGCGGATCCCGATCCGAAGAGCACTTACAATGCGCATTATACGGAATCGGGGGAAGCGTTGATTTTTGACGGTTTGCGTTATCCGCTCGATCGATTGCATATTACGAGTCCGTTCGGCGTGCGCATTCATCCGGTGACAGGACAGCGCAAAATGCATAGCGGAATTGATTACGGTAGTCCGAAGGGTTCGCCGGTTTATGCAGTGGCGAAGGGAAAAGTCATCGTCTCGGGTTATGATGAATATAGTGGCAATAAAATTGCGATTAAGCATGCGGATAATTCGGTGAGTTATTATATGCATTTGAGTTCGCGCGGTGTCGGCGTGGGGCAGCAAGTGACGGGCGGTCAGGTGATTGGACGTGTCGGAAGCACTGGCCGGAGCACGGGTCCGCATTTGCATTTGGGATTTAAAAATGCGCAAGGACAATGGATCAATCCGAAGTCGAAGACGATGATTGCGACGCCGAAATTGCAAGGGGAACGCCTTGCGCGGTTACAGTCGCAAGTGAAACGCATCCGCGAAGATGTTTTGAAAACCGAAGCGGAAACGCCGCGAGAATTTGAAGGCTCATCGGTGAAAGTCAAACAGCGAAAAATTTAA
- a CDS encoding Ig-like domain-containing protein: MRFQKIFAGILLTCAFGIGEAAVPKSEVVTLPSDVNLGGGDVVGSQLIAATYNAGNGPGIWIVADGGFRLYHNGALLAEENQAGRVRFIPMTFLPGENAISVVGVNGSGAPGVLVQIDDLDKSYYSGSSWKAKPSVGNANWKQKGRDLSQWGAATELSYANSKMPSGGALNGFAKNTQAKWIWSGSESDKNAVLLFNLNIQAEGFGAVTTGGDKGKIVIAKDSLEVRKYLQSNDAVTILIPEGTYDFRQFRNAATEAKKANRTWCKTTCSEKNAVTGKTNTFYRIAFEANSCQSLGESNLQIVQESENLKKWDNWITIKANKSLIGMGRGANLRGASLNNRAYEGGHNNIYRNLAIYDVNPHLIEAGDGLETSGNKDSHIKNFWADHVSYKWISDGLDMEFVDNATISFLDFDGANEYNCWGTDPYMSLVEDAHLTFANNYWHNTYGRVPKVTGENDGSQVHLYNQFVDGNRFFIAGANGHSANAKAYVRYENSYIKNGKGYLAEWGDNGYVYFSGITLDNTSKQHRYNGSVQSGIPQAETFTPKYSFVKRDVASLPNELPNITGVGGRYGKMPSYDQAFGQSNQAASVSVSVSNAKVSLGDEVTLSATAKDNDGSVQKVDFYVGNTLVGSVNSAPYQVKVSGLEAGEYSAVAVATDNSNLTQMSGFVTFSVEGESYPSIAKCGGGSSSQAITLGEAITDFCYTWTGAETVIAEGFPKGILTEIDNENRKISISGTPTEAGSFSFRVTATANDSTFKKSGKIVVTDPNASSSSSEISSSSSATDTIPEAILRQLRLSHNAAVFYRAFDLQGRPIYAGKQKPKLQNVRAIIVEYSAQGVRRIIP; the protein is encoded by the coding sequence ATGCGTTTTCAAAAAATTTTTGCAGGCATTTTGCTGACTTGTGCGTTTGGAATTGGCGAAGCTGCTGTTCCCAAATCCGAAGTGGTTACGCTTCCTTCTGATGTGAATTTAGGCGGCGGCGATGTCGTGGGTTCGCAGTTGATCGCTGCGACTTATAATGCGGGGAATGGCCCTGGAATTTGGATTGTCGCGGACGGCGGTTTTCGTTTGTATCATAATGGTGCTCTCCTTGCCGAAGAAAATCAAGCGGGGCGCGTGCGATTTATTCCGATGACTTTTTTGCCAGGTGAAAATGCCATTTCCGTTGTGGGCGTGAATGGTTCGGGGGCGCCGGGCGTTTTGGTGCAAATCGACGATTTGGATAAATCGTATTATTCGGGCTCTTCGTGGAAAGCAAAGCCGAGCGTCGGAAATGCAAACTGGAAACAGAAAGGTCGCGATTTATCGCAGTGGGGCGCTGCGACCGAACTTTCTTACGCAAATTCTAAAATGCCAAGCGGCGGCGCGTTAAATGGCTTTGCCAAAAATACGCAGGCGAAATGGATTTGGAGCGGTTCGGAATCGGATAAAAATGCCGTCTTGCTTTTCAATTTGAATATTCAAGCCGAAGGCTTTGGCGCTGTCACCACGGGCGGCGATAAAGGAAAAATCGTTATCGCGAAAGATTCTTTAGAAGTCCGCAAATATTTGCAAAGTAATGATGCGGTCACCATTTTAATTCCCGAAGGCACTTACGATTTTCGTCAATTTCGCAATGCGGCGACCGAAGCGAAAAAGGCAAATCGCACTTGGTGCAAAACGACTTGCTCCGAAAAAAATGCGGTGACCGGGAAAACAAATACATTTTACCGCATCGCATTCGAAGCGAATTCGTGTCAGTCTTTGGGCGAATCGAATTTGCAAATCGTTCAAGAAAGTGAAAATTTGAAAAAGTGGGATAATTGGATTACGATTAAAGCGAATAAAAGTTTAATCGGTATGGGGCGCGGCGCCAATTTGCGCGGGGCTTCGCTCAACAATCGCGCATACGAAGGCGGACACAATAACATTTACAGAAACTTGGCGATTTACGATGTGAATCCGCATTTGATTGAAGCGGGCGATGGACTTGAAACTTCGGGCAATAAAGATTCGCACATTAAAAATTTCTGGGCAGATCATGTGAGCTATAAATGGATTAGCGATGGACTCGATATGGAATTTGTCGATAATGCGACGATTAGCTTTTTGGATTTTGACGGTGCAAACGAATATAATTGCTGGGGAACAGACCCTTATATGTCACTTGTCGAAGATGCGCATTTAACATTTGCGAATAATTATTGGCATAATACATACGGCCGCGTTCCGAAAGTCACCGGAGAAAATGATGGTTCGCAAGTTCATTTGTATAATCAATTCGTTGATGGAAATCGCTTCTTTATCGCAGGCGCAAATGGTCATAGCGCAAATGCAAAAGCATACGTGCGTTACGAAAACAGTTACATTAAAAATGGCAAAGGTTATTTAGCCGAATGGGGCGATAACGGCTACGTTTACTTTAGCGGGATTACTTTAGATAACACGAGCAAACAACATCGTTACAATGGTTCTGTGCAAAGTGGAATTCCGCAAGCGGAAACATTTACGCCGAAGTATTCTTTTGTAAAACGCGATGTCGCAAGTTTACCAAATGAACTTCCAAATATTACCGGCGTGGGCGGGCGTTATGGGAAAATGCCTTCTTACGATCAAGCGTTTGGACAAAGCAATCAAGCGGCAAGTGTAAGCGTTTCCGTTTCGAATGCAAAAGTTTCTTTAGGCGATGAAGTGACTTTATCGGCAACGGCGAAAGATAACGATGGCTCGGTTCAAAAAGTGGATTTTTATGTCGGAAATACTTTAGTCGGTTCTGTAAATTCTGCGCCTTATCAAGTCAAAGTTTCGGGGCTTGAAGCGGGCGAATATTCTGCGGTTGCCGTCGCGACGGACAATTCGAATTTAACGCAAATGTCAGGCTTTGTAACGTTTAGCGTCGAAGGCGAAAGTTATCCAAGCATTGCCAAATGCGGCGGCGGTTCGAGTTCGCAAGCGATTACATTGGGCGAAGCCATTACCGATTTTTGTTACACGTGGACGGGCGCCGAAACGGTTATCGCCGAAGGTTTCCCAAAAGGAATTTTGACCGAAATCGATAACGAAAATCGGAAAATTTCCATCAGCGGAACGCCGACAGAAGCGGGCTCATTTAGTTTTAGGGTCACGGCTACGGCAAACGATTCCACCTTTAAAAAGTCTGGAAAAATCGTGGTGACCGATCCGAATGCAAGTTCATCGAGCAGTGAAATTTCAAGTTCGTCTTCGGCAACGGATACAATTCCCGAAGCCATTTTGCGTCAGTTGCGCTTGTCGCATAATGCTGCGGTTTTCTATCGCGCATTTGATTTGCAAGGTCGCCCGATTTATGCCGGGAAACAAAAGCCCAAGTTGCAAAATGTGCGCGCGATTATCGTCGAATATAGCGCACAAGGCGTTCGCCGAATTATTCCGTAA
- a CDS encoding ABC transporter ATP-binding protein: MPNVNIDPNDIMIQLRGLQKSFGPQTVLADVNLDIRRGETMVIIGQSGGGKSVILKHMIGLLQPDGGEVIVDGVTISTPKSFDTRTIRKKMGMLFQSGALFDSMDTGENIAFALREHHPELSEKRVQEIVTEKLKLINLVPEFRSKMPSELSGGMRKRVALARAIALNPEILLYDEPTTGLDPITSDVINDLILDMQSKLGVTSVVVTHDMVSAFKVADRIAMLYKGRIIEVGTVDEIKNTTNPFVKQFITGKRKINPEEE; this comes from the coding sequence ATGCCCAATGTGAATATCGATCCGAATGATATTATGATTCAGCTCCGCGGGCTGCAAAAAAGTTTTGGTCCTCAAACTGTTTTAGCCGATGTTAACTTGGACATTCGTCGCGGTGAAACGATGGTCATCATCGGACAATCGGGCGGCGGAAAATCGGTGATTTTAAAACACATGATTGGGCTTCTCCAACCCGATGGCGGCGAAGTCATCGTCGACGGCGTTACGATTAGCACGCCAAAATCTTTTGACACGAGAACGATTCGCAAAAAAATGGGAATGCTTTTCCAAAGCGGTGCTCTTTTTGATAGTATGGATACCGGCGAAAATATCGCATTCGCTTTACGAGAACATCATCCCGAACTTTCTGAAAAACGCGTGCAAGAAATCGTCACCGAAAAATTGAAACTCATCAATCTCGTTCCCGAATTCCGCAGCAAAATGCCGAGCGAACTTTCGGGCGGTATGCGGAAACGCGTTGCCCTTGCCCGCGCCATTGCGCTCAATCCCGAAATTCTTCTTTACGATGAACCGACAACCGGTTTGGATCCGATTACAAGCGATGTCATCAACGATTTGATTTTAGACATGCAAAGTAAACTCGGCGTCACTTCTGTCGTCGTGACTCACGATATGGTGAGCGCGTTCAAAGTCGCCGATCGCATTGCGATGCTTTACAAAGGCCGCATTATCGAAGTCGGTACCGTTGACGAAATCAAAAATACCACAAATCCTTTCGTCAAACAATTTATTACGGGCAAGCGAAAAATCAATCCAGAAGAAGAATAA
- a CDS encoding MlaE family ABC transporter permease, translating to MVKIFAPLQFLGKIVVGGISSVGELCCILCFTLRQVPYAFRTWGLVLKQMVSIGVSSMPLLFVTSIFTGMVATVQASFQFRGLVADKWVGTAACKMVLIELGPLLTALVLAGRVGSALAAEIASMREKEELDAHEVLGLDPYRFLAMPRFVAFFTMVPCLTIISNCLALIGGWIVAVLALDISSYTFYTGMQYLFNPLDLAGGIIKSFVFGVVIFLLGWFHGINAAPGARGVGLATKDAVVSCCLMILILDLATDALLFQ from the coding sequence ATGGTGAAAATTTTTGCGCCTTTGCAGTTCCTAGGAAAAATCGTCGTCGGAGGCATCTCGAGCGTTGGAGAACTTTGTTGCATTCTCTGCTTTACACTTCGTCAAGTGCCGTATGCTTTTCGCACTTGGGGACTTGTGTTAAAGCAAATGGTCTCGATTGGCGTTTCGTCGATGCCACTTCTTTTTGTGACTTCGATTTTTACAGGAATGGTCGCAACGGTGCAAGCATCGTTTCAATTCCGCGGACTCGTCGCCGATAAATGGGTCGGAACAGCTGCGTGCAAAATGGTTTTAATCGAACTCGGCCCTCTTTTAACCGCACTCGTTTTAGCAGGACGCGTCGGCAGTGCGCTCGCCGCAGAAATTGCCTCTATGCGAGAAAAAGAAGAACTCGATGCACACGAAGTTTTAGGGCTCGACCCTTACCGCTTTTTAGCGATGCCGCGATTCGTCGCTTTCTTTACAATGGTTCCTTGCTTAACGATTATTTCGAATTGCTTAGCGCTCATCGGCGGATGGATTGTCGCCGTTCTCGCTCTTGATATTTCTTCTTATACATTTTACACCGGAATGCAATATCTCTTTAATCCGCTCGACCTTGCCGGCGGAATTATCAAATCATTTGTCTTCGGCGTAGTCATTTTTTTACTGGGATGGTTTCACGGAATCAATGCAGCGCCCGGTGCCCGCGGCGTAGGACTTGCGACAAAAGATGCTGTGGTTTCTTGCTGTTTAATGATTCTCATCTTGGATTTAGCGACCGACGCTCTCCTTTTCCAATAG
- the dnaB gene encoding replicative DNA helicase, which translates to MAKNSENYEYSGRSAPQAAEAEVNLLGGVMQDSNVLSDVISLLNPDDFYQERHKIIWEVLQKLSQMNTPIDEVTLQNALEKEGKLEAVGGVEYLLKLIESVASGANARYHAEIIQKKAVLRRLINVSNEAIREAEDPTAEPDEIISKVEGSVMSLAEKQVKNSLRPAGDVVQEVLKAVENRRDGLSGCPTGFTDLDRLTNGLQPSDLIILAGRPGMGKSAFALTLASNSSINYGKKVAFFSLEMGAEQLMQRIICSMAGLELSKFRAGHLNRDEFAKLPGTASRIVQANSLYVDDNLDLGIMELLSKCRSLKRKVGLDLVIVDYLQLMKTGKEENRAVAVGAISRGLKVLAKDLKIPVIALAQLSRKTEDRADAVRGGKTRPQLSDLRESGSIEQDADMVWFIERPFYRSHDEADKNKAQLLVAKHRNGATADIDLTWIPQYTKFENYIPEEEAGNGGGSDFGSLDDIGV; encoded by the coding sequence ATGGCTAAGAATAGCGAAAATTACGAATATAGCGGGCGAAGCGCTCCGCAAGCAGCCGAAGCAGAAGTCAATTTGCTCGGCGGCGTAATGCAAGATTCGAACGTTCTGTCCGATGTAATTTCTCTTCTCAATCCCGACGACTTTTATCAAGAACGGCACAAAATTATTTGGGAAGTTTTGCAGAAACTTTCGCAGATGAACACGCCGATTGACGAAGTTACTTTGCAAAATGCGCTCGAAAAAGAGGGCAAATTAGAAGCTGTCGGTGGCGTAGAATATTTGCTCAAGCTCATCGAATCGGTGGCGAGCGGCGCCAACGCGCGGTATCACGCAGAAATTATTCAGAAGAAAGCGGTTCTTCGCCGCCTCATCAATGTTTCGAACGAAGCGATTCGAGAAGCCGAAGACCCGACCGCAGAACCCGACGAAATTATTTCGAAAGTCGAAGGTTCTGTGATGTCACTCGCCGAAAAGCAGGTGAAAAATTCTCTGCGTCCTGCGGGCGATGTGGTGCAAGAAGTTTTAAAAGCGGTGGAAAATCGTCGCGATGGACTTTCCGGTTGTCCGACAGGATTTACGGATTTAGATCGTTTAACCAATGGGCTTCAGCCTTCCGATTTGATTATTCTCGCGGGGCGTCCGGGTATGGGAAAGTCAGCGTTTGCGCTCACTCTCGCTTCGAATTCTAGCATCAATTACGGAAAAAAAGTTGCGTTTTTCAGCCTCGAAATGGGCGCAGAACAGTTAATGCAGCGTATCATTTGTTCGATGGCTGGGCTTGAACTTTCCAAGTTCCGTGCAGGACATTTGAACCGCGATGAATTTGCAAAGCTCCCGGGCACAGCGAGCCGAATCGTCCAAGCGAATTCACTTTATGTGGACGACAATTTGGATTTAGGAATTATGGAATTACTTTCAAAATGCCGCAGTTTAAAACGCAAAGTCGGTTTAGACTTGGTCATCGTCGATTATTTACAGCTGATGAAAACGGGCAAAGAAGAAAACCGCGCTGTCGCCGTCGGCGCCATTTCGCGTGGTTTAAAAGTTCTCGCCAAAGATTTGAAAATCCCAGTCATCGCACTCGCTCAGCTTTCGCGTAAAACCGAAGACCGCGCAGACGCTGTCCGCGGAGGCAAAACGCGTCCGCAACTTTCGGACTTGCGTGAATCGGGCTCTATCGAACAAGACGCTGACATGGTTTGGTTTATCGAACGTCCGTTCTACCGCAGCCACGATGAAGCCGACAAAAATAAAGCGCAACTTCTCGTCGCCAAGCATCGTAACGGAGCGACTGCAGATATTGACCTCACGTGGATTCCGCAATACACAAAATTCGAAAATTACATTCCCGAAGAAGAAGCGGGAAATGGCGGCGGCTCGGACTTTGGGTCGCTCGATGACATCGGAGTGTAA
- a CDS encoding FISUMP domain-containing protein yields the protein MKMIYPLFLLALAFVFFGCNESHSCIYNPDNETLHCVEKTYKTKTIGDKVWLAENLDYMVEFSFCYGDDFEKCNEFGRLYTWDAAMEYNPMNKDASNRGVCPAGWHIPTVSEFEAALQTDPNSSALQFLKSGFRYYDDSYVDMGKNATFWTASEYDGARAYLVRIDDNEVKLEHFNKNIAGSLRCVKNESAQVAQKN from the coding sequence ATGAAAATGATTTATCCGCTGTTTCTTTTGGCGCTTGCGTTCGTTTTCTTCGGTTGCAATGAAAGTCATTCTTGCATTTACAATCCCGATAACGAAACTCTCCATTGCGTCGAAAAAACATATAAGACGAAAACGATTGGCGATAAAGTTTGGCTTGCAGAAAATTTGGATTACATGGTAGAATTCAGTTTCTGCTACGGCGATGATTTTGAAAAGTGTAATGAGTTTGGACGCCTTTACACGTGGGATGCTGCGATGGAATACAATCCGATGAATAAGGATGCTTCGAATCGCGGCGTATGTCCTGCGGGTTGGCACATTCCGACCGTCAGCGAATTTGAGGCTGCTCTTCAAACCGATCCGAATTCTTCGGCGTTGCAATTCTTAAAATCCGGATTCCGCTATTACGATGATTCGTATGTGGACATGGGAAAGAATGCGACATTCTGGACTGCTTCGGAATACGATGGCGCGAGAGCTTACTTGGTCCGCATCGACGATAACGAAGTGAAACTCGAACACTTTAATAAAAATATCGCAGGCTCGCTCCGCTGCGTGAAAAATGAAAGCGCACAAGTGGCGCAGAAAAATTGA